The nucleotide window TCCGGCGCCAATGCGAGAATCTTTTCCAGACTGGGATTATAAAAACTGCCGATCTTCGGTTTTTCCCGCGCGGCCGGCGGATGACTGACGAACTCGGTCACCCCGACAATCCGCTCATCCAGTCCAAGCGCGAACAGGATTTCCGCCAGCCCCGGGGTCAAGGGCAGCAGACGCCGGGCCTCGTCCGGAAGCTCAACCTGAGTCCCGCTCTCATCGGTAACCGTTCGCGCCGCCGCCACGAAAGGCAACGACAGCAGCAAGAAAACCCACAACACCGACCGGCAGACGCGAAAAAAAACCGCCATCAGCTGACCGCAGCCGCGCCGGCGGCGAGACCTCGCCCGTTACCGCACCAAGCGGACGGCGAGAGGTAAGACAAAATATAACCATCTGAAAACATCGTCGTTTTTCCTTCAGGAAGCAAGCAAATGCACCAGGGACAGGCCGACACAAAACTGGCCGGGGAAAACCGCATGCAGCCGCCCGAGCAAAGAACGCAGCTGCAGGGGGCCTTCATGAACAGGAGAACCAAAATCCTTGATTCGCAGACAGGCATAGTCAAGCGCCAGCAGTTCACGCTCTTCCCGGCACAAAGAAACCAGATGGACGATGCCAAGCCGCTGCCGGGCCCGAGGCACCACCCGGTCGATCATCTCCGGCAGATCGGCGGCAACAAAAAATTCAGCCCCCAGCTCCCGCAGTCGAGCGGCCTGAACCTCGCGGCCGGCGGTATGATCATAGTCTTGCTGCAACTGCCGGTATTCCTTTTTACCGATCACCAGAGCCGCAACCCCCCTGGCCAACAGGTCCTGACAAACCGTACCATCCAGGGGCAGGAAAAAAACTATCTGGTTCCAGAGTTTTGAATTAGCCACCGGGAAAAGGGTTAGTTCAGGTCCGGCAACCGCTCGGGTCAGCACTTCAACCTGCAACGGGGTGCCCCAGAAAAGCGAGGCATAGCGGGAAAGCCGGGAGCGGCCGTCATGAACCAGGCCGGCCGCGGTCGAACCTTCCGGCATGGTTATCTCCAGGCGCTCGGCACCCTGCCGGGCGGCGCCGAGCAGATAATCAAGCGCCTTGCCGAGCCAGGGTTCGCGATAATTGACATAGCCCAGATATCCGGCCACCGACCCCATCAGAACTCAATTCCCCGTTGCGCCTTGATGCCTTTGCGGTAAGGATGTTTGATCTCACGCATTTCCGTAACCAGATCCGCCGCCTCGATCAAAGCCTCGGGAGCATCCCGACCGGTCAGCATGACATGCACCCGGGGCGGCTTGCGGGCCAAGGTCTCAAGCACCCGGTTAACCGGCAGAATCCCGTAACTCAGGGCGTAATTAACCTCATCGCAAACCACCAGATCATATTCTCCGCTTAAAATTTTTTGCTCGCAATGGGCCCAGGTTTTTTCGGCCAGGGCACAATCTTCAGCGGCCGGCTCGCCCTCGCCCAGTTTGAGAAAGCCCTGACCCATCGGTTCCAGGGTGAAATTGTCAAATTTCTCGGCGGCATTGAGCTCACCATAACGCCAACCGCCTTTAATGAATTGAACCATGGCCACTTTGAAACCCTGCCCCAGAGCACGAAACACGGTCCCCAAAGCGGCAGTGGTCTTTCCCTTGCCATGCCCCGTATTGATAATTATCAGGCCATGACGCTTATCGCCATCGGATGCTTGTAACATATCAGACTCCTGCTGCGGCCCAAGGCCGGTAAAGATATAAAAAACCGCCACGAAAGGCGCTGCAAATTAAACCAGTACCCCGCGCATGTCAAGTAAAAGGGAAATTTATTTCCGCTGAAAACGGTGCGAAGCAACGCTGTCCGGCGCCGGACAGCGGTCCCCGGACAAAACCGCAAACCCCTATTTTTCGGGCGCCCGACTTC belongs to Pseudomonadota bacterium and includes:
- the cobO gene encoding cob(I)yrinic acid a,c-diamide adenosyltransferase, giving the protein MLQASDGDKRHGLIIINTGHGKGKTTAALGTVFRALGQGFKVAMVQFIKGGWRYGELNAAEKFDNFTLEPMGQGFLKLGEGEPAAEDCALAEKTWAHCEQKILSGEYDLVVCDEVNYALSYGILPVNRVLETLARKPPRVHVMLTGRDAPEALIEAADLVTEMREIKHPYRKGIKAQRGIEF